Proteins encoded by one window of Phytohabitans houttuyneae:
- a CDS encoding methyltransferase domain-containing protein → MRTVSTADLDVRRDVYLAAALDTFSIGRLAGLPNLTGARCLDLGPAGSAVPVWLRDRVGAHGEVVTAPGDPLPPTVLTSGRYRLIRARLVLMRVPHPEALLRRLVAALGPDGTLVVEDWHLWPEDAVLCAPSPRDADLISRCIRMLVTDILPGHGYDPKWATRAHAAARAARLTTVDTQIHLPVWPAGEPGALLLAVDLIRYRRRLLAAGVTPAELDRGRQLVTDPGSGLVLRGHPLYSTSGLALEDSFQMI, encoded by the coding sequence ATGAGGACGGTCAGCACCGCCGACCTCGACGTGCGGCGGGACGTGTACCTCGCGGCCGCGCTCGACACGTTCAGCATCGGGCGCCTGGCCGGCCTGCCGAACCTCACCGGCGCGCGCTGCCTGGACCTGGGACCGGCCGGCAGCGCGGTACCCGTGTGGCTGCGCGACCGCGTGGGTGCGCACGGCGAGGTGGTCACCGCGCCCGGCGACCCGCTCCCGCCCACCGTCCTGACCTCAGGCCGGTACCGGCTGATCCGGGCCCGCCTCGTGCTCATGCGCGTGCCGCACCCGGAAGCGCTGCTGCGCCGGCTGGTGGCCGCGCTCGGCCCGGACGGCACTCTGGTGGTGGAGGACTGGCACCTGTGGCCGGAGGACGCCGTGCTGTGCGCACCCAGCCCGCGCGACGCCGACCTGATCTCGCGCTGCATCCGCATGCTCGTCACCGACATCCTTCCCGGCCACGGCTACGACCCGAAGTGGGCCACGAGAGCGCACGCCGCTGCCCGCGCCGCCCGCCTGACCACTGTGGACACCCAGATCCATCTGCCGGTCTGGCCGGCCGGCGAGCCGGGTGCGCTGCTGCTCGCGGTCGACCTGATCCGTTACCGCCGGCGCCTTCTGGCCGCCGGCGTGACCCCGGCCGAGCTGGACCGCGGGCGCCAGCTGGTCACCGATCCCGGCTCCGGGCTGGTGCTGCGCGGCCACCCGCTCTACTCCACGTCGGGCCTCGCCCTTGAGGACTCATTCCAGATGATTTGA
- a CDS encoding ABC transporter substrate-binding protein — protein sequence MNLVKRASAAALAVLLAVGACDSGGAAPRSGSPDKVTYLTAVGAFGRESYAWVAKEKGFFTEVGIEVEIRPGSGTTENLGLLASGRAQFSANDLSAVMIVLGNGKYRTDVRAVAAIQQRTLNSVTALSGSGVTTPADLRGRTVGGVRGGAPWLLFPAYAKLAGIDPATVKWVGVEAAQMPKLLAAGRVDGVGQFVVARPAVEKAAGGRPAVVLPYSDVLTDLYGNALIASTKVLRDDPDLVRRFTRALLAGLVYAIEHPEETGEILRKYVPTVDPLTAAAEVRLMEPYVRANGVVGTLDGARVARAVAILRGTGIVAGELPTADLVAFDHVSGGVR from the coding sequence GTGAACCTCGTCAAACGCGCATCGGCCGCCGCACTCGCGGTACTGCTGGCGGTGGGTGCCTGTGACAGCGGCGGCGCCGCACCCCGGAGCGGTTCGCCGGACAAGGTGACCTACCTGACCGCGGTCGGCGCGTTCGGCCGCGAGTCGTACGCGTGGGTCGCGAAGGAGAAGGGCTTCTTCACCGAGGTCGGGATCGAGGTGGAGATCAGGCCCGGCTCCGGTACGACCGAGAACCTCGGGCTGCTCGCCTCGGGGCGCGCCCAGTTTTCCGCGAACGACCTCTCGGCGGTGATGATCGTGCTCGGCAACGGCAAGTACCGCACGGACGTGCGCGCCGTCGCGGCGATCCAGCAGCGCACGCTCAACTCCGTCACCGCGCTCTCCGGCAGCGGCGTCACCACACCGGCCGACCTGCGCGGGCGGACGGTCGGCGGGGTGCGGGGCGGCGCGCCGTGGCTGCTGTTCCCCGCGTACGCCAAGCTCGCCGGCATCGACCCGGCCACCGTGAAGTGGGTGGGCGTCGAGGCGGCGCAGATGCCGAAGCTGCTCGCGGCCGGCCGGGTCGACGGGGTGGGCCAATTCGTGGTGGCGCGGCCCGCGGTCGAGAAGGCGGCGGGTGGGCGGCCGGCGGTCGTCCTGCCGTACTCGGACGTCCTGACCGACCTGTACGGCAACGCGCTCATCGCGTCGACCAAGGTGCTCCGCGACGACCCCGACCTGGTGCGGCGCTTCACGCGCGCGCTGCTGGCCGGCCTCGTCTACGCGATCGAGCACCCGGAGGAGACCGGCGAGATCCTGCGCAAGTACGTGCCCACTGTGGACCCTCTCACCGCCGCCGCCGAGGTGCGGCTGATGGAGCCGTATGTGCGCGCGAACGGCGTGGTGGGCACCCTCGACGGCGCGCGCGTGGCCCGCGCGGTCGCCATCCTGCGTGGCACCGGCATCGTCGCCGGCGAGCTTCCCACCGCCGACCTGGTGGCGTTCGACCACGTCAGCGGAGGAGTCCGATGA
- a CDS encoding recombinase family protein has product MPVQEGREWRLQFNPETEPTMRHIIARILEGVRRLPLCEELNVAGIESPREYAARSSGRIPVAPTNGSLTIGKNGVVRVGEQEVSIFPREARLAFRDGQMVKKGQRLTHPILWRPKTLTNLLTNKVLLGQHEHRGAVVLDEEGRPVQKAPALIAREDFDTIQIKLAEATRNPQSGRRNVSMMLDVGFCIFCGRKLYVKKYNGRSTNYYYYCRASARTWPVEDPADRCQAGLIRAHDVESQVGEVLLPVCGELEVLVPVKIKGESYREELAEAEAILADLITRAAGKGEAVAKVYERQVAAVEARIEMLSALPETEDRLELRSTGLTFGEKWEASGKEGRRQILIDAGVRVFVGQPKRGQKPPKKRL; this is encoded by the coding sequence ATGCCTGTGCAGGAGGGCAGGGAATGGCGTCTCCAGTTCAACCCCGAGACCGAACCAACCATGCGGCACATCATCGCCCGTATTTTGGAGGGAGTAAGGCGCCTACCTCTATGTGAAGAACTAAACGTGGCAGGAATCGAATCGCCGCGGGAGTATGCCGCACGAAGCTCCGGGCGTATACCGGTGGCGCCCACGAACGGTTCGCTGACCATTGGTAAGAACGGGGTGGTTAGGGTTGGCGAGCAGGAAGTGTCGATATTTCCTAGAGAGGCCAGGCTTGCCTTCCGGGATGGGCAGATGGTTAAGAAGGGGCAACGCCTGACCCATCCCATCCTTTGGCGCCCGAAAACCTTGACTAACCTTCTCACCAACAAGGTTCTGCTCGGACAACATGAGCACCGGGGTGCGGTAGTTCTGGATGAAGAAGGCAGACCGGTACAGAAGGCGCCGGCATTGATAGCGCGCGAAGATTTCGACACCATCCAGATCAAATTGGCCGAGGCAACCCGCAACCCACAGTCGGGCAGGCGCAACGTGTCCATGATGTTGGACGTTGGGTTCTGTATTTTCTGCGGACGCAAGTTGTATGTCAAGAAATACAACGGCCGATCCACCAACTATTACTATTACTGTCGAGCAAGCGCCCGAACTTGGCCCGTGGAAGATCCCGCCGACCGTTGTCAAGCCGGCTTAATCCGGGCGCACGACGTGGAGTCCCAGGTCGGAGAGGTGCTGCTCCCAGTCTGTGGTGAGTTGGAAGTCCTAGTTCCCGTCAAGATTAAGGGCGAGTCGTATCGAGAAGAGTTGGCCGAGGCCGAGGCGATCTTGGCCGACCTGATCACCCGCGCTGCAGGTAAAGGCGAGGCTGTGGCGAAGGTTTATGAGCGCCAGGTTGCGGCGGTTGAGGCCCGCATTGAGATGCTGAGTGCGTTGCCGGAGACGGAGGATCGCCTCGAGCTGAGATCAACTGGCCTCACATTTGGTGAGAAGTGGGAGGCGTCTGGTAAAGAGGGACGACGCCAGATTCTCATAGATGCGGGCGTGCGAGTTTTCGTTGGGCAACCCAAGCGAGGGCAGAAGCCCCCGAAGAAGCGGCTCTAG
- a CDS encoding DUF4365 domain-containing protein produces the protein MTVEPTELPTRADTHQVEREGVVEIDHVVTKRLKWIFREQSIADYGIDGHLEVVSDDDHLTGKLIGAQIKSGPFWFSKVAPGGWTFYESNLKHYNYWLGHSLPVIVILHDPATEKLYWQVVDHTTAKITSDGSGKGFTVIVPSSNVLDVSAKPALEDIARRLGPAALAVYDQSLQVLPWSTARVLQAVEADDRMGTARLAQLLAEGRAQPCFTARQVLAAMPSWLVGSRVSAELWAATAAYANAHGENDVAVEAFDMSVQAGGTRAPRRRALGGLVLIGAGRRDEARAWLEEAKAEGAVLLADVGLAALTVPADVAQQVELPLSILHASDTDIDAEPTVLNALAEHRLRGGDVDGAVDFIRRVVDRPGGCDPAMRLRLAEMLRRRIQEHSGFGGPDSREARQHARTALEEFRRWAGPSESALGELLDLELLDGDVATVVELALPAAAGGAASDREAAAPEIARRGATAALMSGRADALAVFRQTLEGDPYLAQLDAQRLEVQGGDLAQRQQAWLEALRAADDDRSRASCVMRLADLGVWPIAEAEDLRARSITPEWTYNLAEAVARAATGDPAGALPIVRAMAQHRVAAAVRLIMLIERHHGGTAAAQEWRQQLDRWQDIALVDVLPEAAWDSADDGTPSLVTDLLADPRLSGEARARLRRRLVHHLRECRNWDRAIRVCRAGLQERRDDYLAWSLVQTLHFVRDVPAARTALIQHCPVPDTEQRARLWAQLHLGVDLTDRDADIATDLAERFLDVPALAEGLTMLLRREQSRRRRDCVPEWPQPLQDRIDTLSATVHAGADPDVVAENVVAEQLGQIGYERLEALRRQVQQGREPLAALASLARSPYGKMLLLRTAGMTVATDPEPAIVAAGVAAAREALTKGEVVLDQSAVYLQQLLGREGELLRTRFARLHTPGSAADDAIRTRDSVWATTAAELTFGIQNGQLRREAIPDDRRATLRAHAVDLERITTRLTHHDVEPSRGPALDAVGLAHRLGIALYADDVALRQTARANNVPAFGTTDLISAAGISTDQAIQMIRQLGAENVVDLPLQGHDLAFLEPDGTWSGAGLLNISRSQWWRRFNTQSVHAWRSVALVAAQVSADNLILVSKYALQGALQDCPDGQRTQRYQQVVVAALDALHESGIPVPHGYLGHLRAATTDGVVPAPRAVFHALIEALRERGVKDPPAEVATLLPEIAIDAETWQ, from the coding sequence GTGACCGTCGAGCCGACCGAGCTGCCGACCCGTGCTGACACTCACCAGGTCGAGCGCGAGGGCGTAGTCGAAATAGATCATGTGGTCACGAAGCGCCTGAAGTGGATCTTCCGGGAGCAGTCGATCGCTGATTACGGGATTGACGGGCACCTGGAAGTCGTTTCGGATGATGACCATCTGACCGGCAAGCTCATCGGCGCCCAGATCAAGAGCGGTCCGTTCTGGTTCTCCAAGGTGGCGCCGGGCGGGTGGACGTTCTACGAGAGCAACCTCAAGCACTACAACTACTGGCTCGGCCATAGCCTGCCCGTGATTGTGATCCTGCACGATCCCGCGACCGAGAAGCTGTATTGGCAGGTCGTCGACCACACCACCGCGAAGATCACCAGCGATGGGTCCGGCAAAGGTTTCACCGTCATCGTGCCGTCGTCCAACGTGCTGGACGTCTCGGCGAAGCCGGCCCTCGAGGACATCGCCCGCCGGCTGGGGCCAGCGGCGCTCGCCGTCTATGACCAGTCGCTCCAAGTCCTGCCGTGGTCAACAGCGCGGGTGTTGCAGGCGGTGGAGGCGGACGATCGGATGGGGACCGCCCGGCTTGCGCAACTCCTGGCGGAGGGACGCGCGCAGCCGTGCTTCACGGCTCGACAGGTGTTGGCGGCGATGCCGAGTTGGCTGGTCGGAAGCCGTGTGAGTGCCGAGCTGTGGGCGGCGACCGCCGCATACGCAAACGCTCACGGCGAGAACGACGTCGCCGTCGAGGCGTTCGACATGTCGGTGCAGGCCGGTGGCACCCGGGCTCCCCGCCGACGGGCGCTTGGCGGGCTTGTGCTGATCGGTGCCGGACGGCGGGATGAGGCGCGGGCGTGGTTGGAGGAGGCGAAGGCGGAGGGAGCCGTCCTGCTCGCCGACGTCGGCCTTGCCGCTCTCACCGTTCCCGCTGATGTAGCACAGCAGGTCGAGTTGCCCCTGTCGATCCTGCATGCGTCGGACACGGATATCGACGCCGAGCCCACCGTGCTGAACGCGTTGGCCGAGCATCGGCTTCGCGGCGGCGACGTCGACGGTGCAGTCGACTTCATTCGGCGCGTCGTCGACAGGCCAGGCGGGTGTGATCCCGCCATGCGGCTGCGGCTGGCAGAGATGCTGCGACGTCGGATTCAGGAGCACTCCGGCTTCGGTGGCCCCGACAGCAGGGAGGCGCGCCAGCACGCCCGGACGGCGTTGGAGGAGTTCCGCCGATGGGCTGGCCCGAGCGAGAGCGCACTTGGGGAGCTCCTAGACCTGGAACTGCTGGACGGCGATGTCGCCACGGTGGTCGAGCTCGCGCTACCAGCCGCCGCAGGCGGAGCGGCATCGGACCGGGAGGCTGCAGCGCCCGAGATCGCCCGACGCGGCGCAACAGCTGCTCTCATGTCCGGCCGTGCTGATGCGCTGGCGGTGTTCCGGCAGACCCTGGAGGGTGACCCGTATCTCGCCCAGCTGGATGCGCAGCGCCTCGAGGTTCAGGGTGGCGATCTCGCGCAGAGGCAGCAAGCATGGCTGGAAGCGCTCCGCGCCGCCGATGACGATCGAAGCCGCGCCTCGTGTGTCATGCGCCTGGCCGACCTCGGCGTCTGGCCGATCGCGGAGGCCGAAGACCTCCGTGCCCGATCGATCACCCCGGAGTGGACGTACAACCTGGCCGAGGCCGTCGCGCGTGCCGCGACCGGGGACCCTGCGGGGGCGTTGCCGATCGTGCGTGCCATGGCGCAGCACCGCGTCGCCGCGGCGGTTCGGCTGATCATGTTGATCGAGCGGCATCACGGTGGGACCGCGGCCGCCCAGGAGTGGCGGCAGCAGTTGGACCGGTGGCAGGACATCGCGCTCGTCGATGTCCTGCCCGAGGCCGCATGGGACTCGGCCGATGACGGCACGCCATCCCTAGTCACCGACCTCCTCGCAGACCCCAGACTCTCGGGCGAAGCCCGGGCCCGGCTCCGTCGCCGCCTTGTCCACCATCTTCGCGAGTGCCGCAACTGGGACCGGGCGATCCGCGTATGCCGAGCCGGTCTGCAGGAACGCCGCGACGACTACCTGGCCTGGAGCCTGGTGCAGACACTGCATTTCGTACGTGACGTCCCGGCCGCGCGAACCGCACTCATACAGCACTGCCCTGTCCCGGACACTGAACAACGGGCGCGGCTCTGGGCGCAGTTGCATCTGGGCGTCGACCTCACCGACCGGGACGCGGACATCGCGACAGACCTCGCCGAACGGTTCCTCGACGTACCGGCCCTGGCCGAGGGCCTTACCATGCTGCTGCGCCGCGAGCAGAGCCGCCGTCGACGAGACTGCGTCCCTGAGTGGCCGCAGCCCTTGCAGGACCGCATCGACACGTTGTCCGCGACCGTGCACGCCGGCGCGGATCCCGACGTGGTCGCCGAGAACGTCGTGGCCGAGCAACTCGGACAGATCGGTTACGAACGGTTGGAAGCTCTCCGCCGCCAGGTCCAGCAGGGCCGTGAACCCCTCGCCGCCTTGGCGTCGCTGGCGCGCAGCCCATACGGCAAGATGTTGCTGTTGCGCACCGCCGGCATGACCGTCGCCACCGACCCCGAACCGGCCATCGTTGCTGCCGGGGTGGCAGCGGCCCGCGAAGCCTTGACGAAGGGCGAGGTCGTCCTCGACCAGTCCGCGGTGTACCTGCAGCAACTGCTCGGCCGTGAGGGCGAGCTGTTGCGGACACGCTTCGCGCGACTGCACACGCCGGGCAGCGCCGCCGACGATGCCATCCGCACCCGCGACAGCGTCTGGGCCACCACCGCCGCCGAACTCACCTTCGGGATCCAGAACGGACAACTTCGCCGCGAAGCCATCCCCGACGACCGGCGGGCGACCCTGCGCGCCCACGCCGTCGACCTCGAACGGATCACCACCCGCTTGACACACCACGACGTCGAACCCAGCCGCGGGCCAGCCCTGGACGCCGTCGGCCTCGCCCACCGGCTCGGCATCGCCCTGTACGCCGACGACGTCGCCCTGCGCCAGACCGCGCGCGCCAACAACGTCCCCGCCTTCGGCACCACCGACCTGATATCCGCAGCTGGAATTTCGACGGACCAGGCGATCCAGATGATCCGTCAGCTCGGAGCGGAAAACGTAGTTGACCTCCCGTTGCAGGGCCACGACCTGGCGTTCCTGGAGCCCGACGGTACCTGGAGCGGCGCTGGCCTACTGAACATCAGCCGCAGCCAGTGGTGGAGACGCTTCAACACCCAAAGTGTTCACGCGTGGCGTTCTGTAGCGCTGGTGGCCGCCCAGGTGTCCGCGGACAATCTCATCCTCGTCTCCAAGTACGCACTACAAGGTGCCTTGCAGGACTGCCCGGACGGGCAACGCACGCAGCGGTACCAGCAGGTCGTCGTTGCCGCACTGGATGCTCTTCACGAAAGCGGCATTCCGGTACCGCACGGCTACCTCGGTCATCTCAGGGCGGCAACGACCGACGGAGTCGTTCCCGCACCGCGCGCCGTCTTCCACGCCCTCATCGAGGCCCTGCGTGAACGCGGCGTCAAGGATCCGCCCGCCGAGGTCGCTACTCTGCTTCCAGAGATCGCGATCGACGCGGAAACCTGGCAGTAG
- a CDS encoding recombinase family protein has product MTSASAPSSCSSPRTRGGSTAGTTTSKARYTCFIPNSTLNGMSIADRRGLGFLGAIRLSRHRGEADPSTAPERQEASITQAAAEERGQVVGWARDLDVSAGLVSPFERPDLGQWLRERPDEFDGIIWSRFDRALRSMADLHELAKWAADRRKIIMFASGPAGGLLKLDLRAGPLDAVTHLILTILAFAAQMEWQEIRERNRDAAAHMRQLGRWRGEFHRIT; this is encoded by the coding sequence ATGACGAGCGCGAGCGCGCCCAGCTCGTGCAGCTCGCCCAGGACGCGTGGCGGGTCAACCGCTGGGACGACGACTTCGAAGGCGCGCTATACATGCTTCATCCCAAATTCTACGCTCAATGGCATGAGCATCGCAGACAGGCGGGGTCTCGGCTTCCTGGGAGCTATCCGACTGTCCAGGCACAGGGGTGAGGCGGATCCGTCAACTGCACCTGAGCGCCAGGAAGCCTCGATTACCCAGGCTGCGGCAGAGGAGCGTGGCCAGGTCGTTGGTTGGGCCCGAGATCTGGATGTCAGCGCTGGCCTGGTGTCGCCGTTCGAGCGTCCTGACCTTGGACAATGGCTTCGGGAACGTCCGGATGAGTTTGACGGGATTATCTGGTCTCGCTTCGACCGGGCACTCCGGTCGATGGCTGATCTTCACGAGCTGGCCAAATGGGCGGCTGATCGTCGCAAGATCATCATGTTTGCGAGCGGCCCTGCTGGTGGCCTTCTTAAGCTGGATCTTCGCGCAGGTCCACTTGATGCGGTCACACACCTCATCCTGACAATCCTGGCTTTTGCGGCCCAGATGGAATGGCAAGAGATCAGAGAAAGGAACAGGGATGCGGCGGCGCACATGCGTCAACTGGGTCGATGGCGTGGGGAGTTCCACCGTATCACCTGA
- a CDS encoding nucleoside hydrolase, translated as MPEKILLDTDIGSDIDDAVCLAYLLAQPRCDLLGITTVTGEATKRAMLASALCRVAGAGVPIRPGAENTLAGAPSPQALAHQADRVARWPHDTDFPPGDAVDLLARTIRAHPGEVTLLTIGPLTNAALLFDRHPDVAPLLKALVLMGGRYTTEGKPEWNIRCDPAAATAVFAAPVPRLRAVGLDVTRQVYMDADSFSARCTTPLLRPVRDFAAVWFAERDGLHFHDPLAAATIFDDEVCAFTRGEVTVAADGATAWRPSAGGPHEVATSVFPDRFFAGYFGVF; from the coding sequence CAGCCGCGCTGCGACCTGCTCGGCATCACCACGGTCACCGGCGAGGCCACGAAGCGCGCGATGCTCGCCTCCGCGCTCTGCCGGGTGGCCGGCGCCGGCGTGCCGATCCGTCCGGGCGCGGAGAACACGCTCGCCGGCGCGCCCTCGCCACAGGCGCTGGCCCACCAGGCCGACCGGGTGGCCAGGTGGCCGCACGACACCGACTTCCCGCCGGGAGACGCGGTCGACCTGCTGGCGCGCACGATCCGCGCGCACCCCGGCGAGGTGACGCTCCTGACGATCGGCCCGCTCACCAACGCCGCCCTCCTCTTCGACCGCCACCCCGACGTGGCACCGCTCCTCAAGGCCCTCGTGCTGATGGGCGGCCGCTACACGACCGAGGGCAAGCCGGAGTGGAACATCCGCTGCGACCCCGCGGCCGCCACCGCCGTGTTCGCCGCGCCGGTGCCGCGCCTACGGGCCGTCGGGCTCGACGTGACCCGCCAGGTGTACATGGACGCCGACTCCTTCAGCGCCCGCTGCACCACCCCGCTGCTGCGCCCGGTGCGTGACTTCGCCGCGGTGTGGTTCGCCGAGCGCGACGGCCTCCACTTCCACGACCCGCTGGCCGCCGCCACCATCTTCGACGACGAGGTGTGCGCCTTCACCCGCGGCGAGGTGACGGTCGCGGCCGACGGCGCCACGGCCTGGCGCCCGTCCGCCGGCGGCCCGCACGAGGTGGCGACGTCCGTGTTTCCGGACCGCTTCTTCGCCGGCTACTTCGGCGTTTTCTAG